A single Paenibacillus sp. FSL R5-0517 DNA region contains:
- a CDS encoding extracellular solute-binding protein gives MRTKWSMKSNRLTKRLAVLSMSALMVAALAACGDSSTPPTAEEAGKYEVTPGDPFSAYKDEITVTMGRVTTANPKLPSGDTYENNAYTRLVKDTFNAQISDQFEANGEDYSRQVSLAIASGELPDMMRVDSKDELKELVDNDLIEDLTTIYDQYATDNIKQIYDSYDGRALENATIDGRLMGLPATSLDSAPTMVWVRQDWLDLLGIQLDADGDGAISLDEVEKTAQEFLERDPGQSGNPVGIPFVNTMNTTDYNGSAYTMLGVASTEGAFPQYWMNGEDGKIVYGSTTEATKKMLGIMADWFKNGIIDPQFGTRTFDDITALYANGQSGIAFGPWHIPDWGLISAKQMDKNAKFSAYTLEDASGKVNVAHANPSNQFIVVRKGYEHPELAVKILNLFYDKLANDKDAATTMPEAAKYQETGVDGSTRPFNIEVNSATSLLDDYSDVVRGIKGEIGLDEVRTTESKNNIGSIKTYLSDMDTDDVTAWSKYHSRINGVGLIDKLTQEKKFEWMTPAFSGTTASMKQTWANLTKLEQESFIKIITGSEPLDYFDTFVNNWKKQGGDQVIQEIEDEIASKQ, from the coding sequence ATGAGAACAAAATGGTCCATGAAAAGCAATCGGTTGACAAAACGTCTGGCCGTGCTGTCCATGTCTGCCTTAATGGTTGCTGCCCTGGCGGCATGTGGAGACTCTTCCACTCCTCCTACTGCAGAAGAAGCAGGCAAATATGAGGTAACGCCTGGAGATCCGTTCAGTGCCTATAAAGACGAAATTACCGTCACCATGGGACGAGTAACCACAGCCAATCCGAAACTGCCGAGTGGTGATACCTATGAGAATAACGCGTATACTCGGCTGGTCAAAGACACGTTTAACGCTCAGATTTCAGATCAATTTGAAGCCAATGGCGAAGATTATAGCCGTCAGGTTTCGCTCGCCATCGCATCCGGGGAATTGCCAGACATGATGCGTGTTGATTCCAAAGATGAATTAAAAGAGCTGGTGGATAATGATCTGATTGAGGATCTGACAACCATATATGATCAATATGCTACGGATAATATCAAGCAGATATACGATTCCTATGATGGCCGTGCATTAGAAAATGCGACGATTGACGGACGTTTAATGGGACTTCCGGCGACTTCTCTGGATTCTGCACCCACGATGGTTTGGGTTCGTCAGGATTGGTTGGATCTGCTCGGGATTCAACTTGATGCAGACGGAGACGGTGCCATCTCGCTCGATGAAGTAGAGAAAACGGCACAGGAATTCCTGGAAAGAGACCCTGGCCAATCCGGAAACCCGGTAGGTATCCCCTTTGTGAACACGATGAATACAACAGATTACAATGGCTCTGCATATACGATGCTGGGTGTGGCCTCAACCGAAGGAGCCTTCCCGCAATATTGGATGAATGGTGAAGACGGCAAAATCGTGTATGGTTCCACGACAGAAGCAACGAAGAAGATGCTCGGTATCATGGCGGATTGGTTCAAGAATGGGATCATTGACCCGCAATTTGGAACCCGCACGTTTGACGATATTACCGCACTCTACGCCAATGGCCAAAGCGGTATTGCTTTTGGACCGTGGCATATCCCTGACTGGGGACTGATCAGTGCCAAACAGATGGATAAAAATGCGAAATTCTCGGCTTATACGCTGGAGGACGCAAGTGGCAAAGTTAACGTGGCGCATGCCAATCCATCCAATCAGTTTATCGTGGTGAGAAAGGGATATGAACACCCTGAACTGGCCGTTAAGATTCTTAACCTGTTCTACGATAAACTGGCCAATGATAAAGATGCCGCTACAACCATGCCGGAAGCTGCCAAGTACCAGGAGACCGGGGTAGACGGATCTACGAGACCTTTTAATATCGAAGTCAACTCGGCTACATCGCTGCTGGATGATTACTCTGACGTTGTTCGTGGGATCAAAGGTGAGATTGGTTTGGATGAGGTTCGAACAACCGAATCGAAAAACAATATCGGCAGCATCAAAACTTATTTGAGCGACATGGATACGGATGATGTGACTGCTTGGTCCAAATATCATTCACGGATCAACGGTGTTGGACTAATCGACAAACTGACACAGGAAAAGAAATTCGAATGGATGACACCTGCTTTCTCTGGAACCACAGCAAGCATGAAACAGACGTGGGCCAATCTGACGAAGCTCGAACAGGAATCGTTTATCAAAATTATAACGGGTTCAGAACCTTTGGATTACTTCGATACATTCGTGAATAACTGGAAAAAACAAGGCGGTGATCAAGTCATTCAGGAAATTGAGGACGAGATCGCATCCAAACAATAA
- a CDS encoding ABC transporter permease subunit — MKQGNMKARGRLGPGAMYHMMMLPGILFLLVFSYVPMVGIITAFQDYIPAKGMFGSEFVGLKHFTYMFKLPDIAQVVSNTLVIAIGKILLGTMMAIIFSVLLNEIRVKYVKKSVQTIVYLPHFLSWVVLASVVVNMFSLDGIVNQMLAFFGLENINFLGSNTWFQPLIIGTDVWKEFGYSSIVYLAAITSIDPGLYEAAGMDGASWWRKVWHITLPGMLPIILLMGVMSLTNILSAGFDQVYNLYNPVVYESGDILDTYVYRIGLVGRQYSFGTAVGLFKSVIGIVLLMSANQLAKKYTDRKIF, encoded by the coding sequence ATGAAACAGGGAAATATGAAAGCGAGAGGCCGGCTTGGCCCAGGTGCCATGTACCATATGATGATGCTGCCAGGCATTTTGTTTTTGCTGGTATTCAGCTATGTTCCAATGGTCGGCATCATTACGGCTTTTCAGGACTATATACCGGCCAAAGGCATGTTTGGCTCTGAATTTGTAGGGCTGAAACATTTTACTTATATGTTCAAGCTGCCGGATATCGCGCAAGTCGTCAGCAATACGTTGGTGATAGCGATTGGCAAGATTTTGCTTGGAACGATGATGGCCATCATTTTTTCCGTGTTGTTAAATGAAATTCGTGTCAAATACGTTAAAAAATCGGTGCAGACGATCGTTTATCTACCGCACTTTCTATCCTGGGTTGTACTGGCATCGGTCGTTGTCAACATGTTCAGTTTGGATGGCATTGTGAATCAAATGCTCGCGTTCTTTGGCCTGGAAAATATTAATTTTCTTGGCAGCAACACCTGGTTCCAGCCACTGATTATCGGTACAGATGTATGGAAAGAGTTTGGTTACAGTTCCATCGTGTATTTGGCTGCGATCACGTCGATTGATCCCGGTCTGTATGAAGCGGCAGGTATGGATGGAGCCAGTTGGTGGAGAAAAGTATGGCATATCACCTTACCAGGCATGCTGCCTATTATTCTGCTCATGGGCGTAATGAGCCTGACCAACATTTTGAGCGCCGGTTTCGATCAAGTTTATAATCTGTATAATCCGGTTGTCTATGAGTCGGGCGATATTCTGGACACCTATGTTTATCGAATTGGTCTCGTTGGGCGACAGTATAGCTTCGGTACGGCTGTTGGCTTGTTTAAGTCCGTAATCGGTATTGTTTTGCTGATGTCTGCCAACCAGTTGGCCAAAAAATATACGGATCGAAAAATATTCTAA
- a CDS encoding carbohydrate ABC transporter permease: protein MSYSASFKDRIGRFVIYAIVIMLALICLLPLWNIVAISFSSSEAVSANAVGLVPVNFTTAAYTKIIDDAQFWRSFGISVLRVALALVLNMILIILMAYPLSKSKREFKGRNIYMNIMIFAMLFSGGMIPTYLLIKNLDMLNTIWALVLPGAVPIFSVILVMNFFSAVPKALEEAAFIDGANPLQVLFKVYVPVSIPALATVALFSIVGTWNDFFSGLIYMTKVSNYPLMTYIQSLNVNIADLLQAGTNSSELSNLTEISNKNLNAAKIVVAVIPLLLIYPLLQKYFVTGIVVGSVKE, encoded by the coding sequence GTGTCCTATTCAGCAAGCTTCAAAGATCGAATTGGCCGGTTTGTCATCTATGCCATTGTGATTATGCTGGCATTGATCTGCCTTCTTCCGTTATGGAATATCGTTGCCATATCATTCAGCAGCAGCGAGGCGGTATCTGCCAATGCAGTAGGTCTCGTTCCGGTCAATTTTACAACAGCAGCGTATACCAAAATTATCGATGATGCTCAGTTTTGGCGTTCCTTTGGCATATCTGTTCTACGTGTCGCACTTGCCCTTGTGCTTAATATGATTCTGATTATTTTGATGGCTTATCCGTTATCCAAATCGAAGCGGGAATTCAAAGGCAGAAACATTTATATGAATATCATGATTTTTGCCATGTTGTTCAGTGGAGGTATGATTCCGACTTACCTGTTGATCAAAAACCTGGATATGCTAAATACGATATGGGCACTTGTTCTGCCAGGCGCTGTTCCGATTTTCAGTGTCATCCTCGTGATGAACTTCTTCTCTGCTGTACCTAAAGCGCTTGAAGAAGCAGCATTCATTGATGGGGCCAATCCGCTTCAAGTCTTGTTCAAAGTGTATGTTCCCGTGTCCATTCCAGCGCTGGCGACAGTTGCCTTGTTCAGTATTGTGGGGACATGGAATGACTTCTTCAGCGGTCTGATCTATATGACCAAAGTCAGCAATTATCCGCTAATGACCTATATTCAATCCCTTAACGTGAATATTGCCGATTTGCTTCAAGCCGGTACGAATTCCAGCGAGCTCAGCAACCTGACTGAAATTTCGAACAAAAACCTGAACGCAGCCAAAATCGTAGTTGCTGTTATCCCGCTGTTGCTGATTTATCCGTTACTGCAAAAATACTTTGTGACTGGTATTGTCGTCGGATCGGTCAAAGAATAA
- a CDS encoding alpha-glucosidase, translated as MENKKWWKETVVYQIYPRSFQDSNGDGIGDLKGIVSRLDYLQELGIGAIWLSPVCKSPQDDYGYDISDYQDIDPMFGSLEDMETLILEAKKRDIRIIMDLVLNHTSDEHPWFQEAKKGKDNPYHDYYVWRDGVEGTAPNDLGSTFGGSAWEWVPEIGQYYLHLFSVKQPDLNWENPKVRQEIYNMINWWIDKGVGGFRLDVIDLIGKEPDAKITGNGPNLHKYIRELSKETFQNAEDLLTVGETWGATPEIAKLYSNPDGSEFSMVFQFEHISLDEQEGKGKWALKPLDVLELKKVLSKWQTELGGEAWNSLFWNNHDLPRIVSRWGNDGEFRIESAKMLATLLHGMQGTPYIYQGEELGMTNVQYAIEDYRDIELLNFYKERMGRGYPESSVMESIYAKGRDNARTPMQWDTSDNAGFTRGEPWIKVNPNYKHIHAEQSLNNPESIFHYYRKLIQLRKDHEVIVYGDYELIFPENPDVFAYTRTLNGTTIMVVCNFEGDTTELSLQEHLTKSNQLLISNYTGELSESILRPYEARMYLMHA; from the coding sequence ATGGAAAATAAAAAATGGTGGAAAGAAACCGTTGTGTATCAAATATATCCACGGAGTTTTCAAGATAGTAACGGAGATGGCATCGGCGACTTGAAGGGCATTGTATCCCGATTGGATTATTTGCAGGAACTCGGCATTGGTGCGATCTGGTTATCACCTGTGTGCAAGTCCCCTCAGGATGATTACGGTTATGATATTTCAGATTATCAGGATATTGATCCGATGTTTGGGTCTTTGGAAGATATGGAAACGTTAATTCTTGAAGCGAAGAAACGAGATATTCGGATCATCATGGATCTGGTGTTGAACCATACATCAGATGAACACCCCTGGTTCCAAGAAGCCAAAAAAGGCAAAGACAATCCGTACCATGACTATTACGTCTGGAGAGATGGTGTTGAAGGAACGGCTCCGAACGACTTGGGTTCAACCTTCGGTGGTTCAGCTTGGGAATGGGTGCCTGAGATCGGGCAATATTATTTACATCTATTTTCCGTCAAACAGCCAGATCTCAACTGGGAAAACCCGAAAGTCCGGCAGGAGATATACAACATGATCAATTGGTGGATCGACAAGGGTGTTGGTGGTTTCCGACTTGACGTTATCGACTTAATTGGCAAAGAACCGGATGCAAAGATTACGGGCAACGGACCGAATCTGCATAAATATATCAGGGAACTAAGCAAGGAGACGTTCCAAAACGCGGAAGACCTTCTGACCGTAGGCGAGACATGGGGCGCCACTCCGGAAATCGCCAAACTGTACAGCAACCCGGACGGCAGCGAGTTTTCAATGGTATTCCAATTTGAACACATCAGTCTGGATGAACAAGAAGGCAAAGGAAAGTGGGCTCTTAAACCTTTGGATGTGTTGGAATTGAAAAAAGTGCTGTCCAAATGGCAGACGGAGCTAGGGGGCGAAGCCTGGAACAGTTTGTTCTGGAACAACCACGATCTGCCCCGAATTGTCTCACGTTGGGGGAACGATGGCGAATTCAGGATCGAATCGGCTAAAATGTTGGCTACCCTTCTTCATGGCATGCAAGGCACGCCTTATATTTATCAGGGTGAAGAATTGGGTATGACGAATGTACAATATGCGATTGAGGATTATCGAGATATTGAATTGCTGAACTTTTATAAGGAAAGAATGGGGAGAGGTTATCCTGAAAGCAGCGTGATGGAGTCAATCTACGCCAAGGGCCGCGATAACGCACGAACACCCATGCAGTGGGATACTTCTGATAACGCAGGTTTTACACGAGGGGAACCCTGGATTAAGGTAAATCCGAATTATAAGCATATCCATGCCGAGCAAAGTTTGAATAACCCCGAATCCATATTCCATTATTACCGGAAGTTGATTCAACTTAGAAAAGACCATGAAGTCATTGTATATGGTGATTATGAGCTGATCTTTCCAGAAAACCCAGACGTGTTTGCCTATACCCGCACGTTGAATGGTACTACGATTATGGTGGTGTGCAATTTCGAGGGCGATACAACCGAACTTTCGCTTCAGGAGCATTTAACAAAGTCCAATCAGCTTCTGATATCCAATTATACAGGTGAGCTCTCCGAGAGCATATTACGTCCATATGAAGCAAGAATGTACCTTATGCATGCGTAA
- a CDS encoding alpha-glucosidase: protein MKRVWWKEAVAYQIYPRSFMDSNGDGVGDIQGIISKLDYIQDLGIDLIWICPMYKSPNDDNGYDISDYCSIMDEFGTMADFDQLLHEVHHRGMKLIMDLVINHTSDEHPWFIESRASLDNPKRDWYIWRDGKNGEEPNNWESIFGGSAWEYDEVSGQYYLHLFSKKQPDLNWANKDVRKSIYEMMNWWLDKGIDGFRVDAISHIHKEEGLLDMPVKEGFKYISSFEKHMNVKGIQSYLQEMKENTLSRYDVVAVGEANGVKVEDQEDLLDWICEVRGKFNMVFQFEHLDLWKNSTDRELDIPKLKNVLTKWQKSLENVGWNALFIENHDQPRKVSSWGNDSAYWYESATALGAMYFFMQGTPFIYQGQEIGMTNVAYPSIEDYNDIADRNMYQIKSEEGMSHEEIMNIIWASSRDNSRTPMQWSSSKEAGFTTGTPWLKVNNNYVNINVEKQLQEPRSILHFYKRMIQLRKKHDTLTYGIYELLMPDHPSVYAYTRTLADQQVLVVINLTEHIVELEEDELGLNFSEIWLTNYESGMLRLVLRPFETIVGLSDNV from the coding sequence ATGAAAAGAGTATGGTGGAAAGAAGCAGTAGCCTATCAAATCTATCCGAGAAGTTTTATGGATTCCAACGGAGATGGTGTTGGTGATATTCAGGGGATCATATCCAAGCTGGATTATATCCAAGATCTCGGTATTGATCTGATCTGGATCTGCCCAATGTATAAGTCACCCAACGATGATAATGGTTATGATATCAGTGATTATTGTTCCATTATGGATGAATTCGGCACGATGGCAGACTTTGACCAATTACTGCATGAAGTGCATCACCGCGGCATGAAACTTATTATGGACTTGGTGATTAATCATACAAGTGACGAACACCCGTGGTTTATTGAATCCAGAGCTTCGCTGGATAACCCCAAACGAGACTGGTACATCTGGAGAGATGGGAAGAACGGAGAGGAACCGAATAACTGGGAGAGCATCTTTGGCGGTTCTGCCTGGGAATATGATGAAGTCTCCGGACAGTACTATCTCCATCTGTTCTCCAAAAAACAACCGGATTTGAATTGGGCTAATAAAGATGTTCGTAAATCCATATATGAAATGATGAATTGGTGGCTGGATAAAGGGATTGATGGGTTCCGTGTGGATGCCATTAGCCATATTCACAAGGAAGAGGGCCTCTTGGACATGCCTGTTAAAGAAGGCTTCAAATACATCTCTTCTTTTGAAAAACATATGAATGTGAAGGGAATCCAGAGTTATCTGCAAGAAATGAAAGAGAATACATTGTCCAGATATGACGTCGTGGCTGTTGGGGAAGCGAACGGAGTAAAGGTAGAGGACCAGGAAGATCTGCTGGATTGGATCTGTGAAGTCAGAGGGAAATTTAATATGGTTTTCCAATTCGAACATCTAGACCTTTGGAAAAACAGTACGGACAGAGAACTGGATATCCCCAAATTGAAAAACGTCTTGACCAAGTGGCAGAAATCCCTAGAAAACGTCGGTTGGAATGCATTGTTTATTGAAAATCATGATCAGCCCCGCAAAGTTTCATCTTGGGGAAATGACAGTGCGTATTGGTATGAAAGTGCCACTGCGCTTGGTGCCATGTACTTCTTCATGCAAGGCACACCTTTCATATATCAAGGGCAAGAAATAGGCATGACCAACGTGGCTTACCCTTCCATAGAAGATTATAACGACATCGCCGATCGGAATATGTATCAGATTAAAAGTGAAGAGGGGATGTCTCATGAAGAGATCATGAACATCATCTGGGCTTCAAGTCGTGATAATTCCAGAACGCCGATGCAGTGGTCTTCGTCCAAAGAGGCCGGGTTTACCACCGGTACGCCATGGTTAAAAGTGAATAACAACTACGTCAATATTAATGTAGAGAAACAACTTCAGGAACCACGTTCCATCCTTCACTTTTATAAACGAATGATTCAGCTGCGAAAAAAACACGATACGTTGACTTACGGTATCTATGAACTTCTTATGCCGGATCATCCGAGTGTATATGCATATACACGTACACTGGCAGACCAACAGGTGCTGGTTGTCATCAATCTAACCGAACATATCGTGGAGCTTGAGGAAGATGAGCTTGGCCTCAACTTCTCGGAGATCTGGCTTACCAACTATGAGAGTGGCATGCTGCGACTGGTGTTGCGACCGTTCGAAACAATCGTTGGTTTAAGCGATAACGTATAA
- a CDS encoding GNAT family N-acetyltransferase produces the protein MHNVEHEVANKRFLIHDNGDIAAVMTYVISSPELYIIDHTLVENAYRGQGLGDELIKAMVEYARENDIKILPLCPFAKGRFERISEYADVLHQ, from the coding sequence ATGCATAATGTAGAACATGAAGTTGCCAATAAGAGATTTCTTATTCATGATAACGGCGACATTGCTGCGGTAATGACGTATGTAATTTCAAGTCCAGAACTATACATTATTGATCACACATTGGTTGAAAATGCATATCGGGGACAAGGGCTTGGGGATGAACTTATCAAAGCTATGGTTGAATATGCGCGGGAAAACGATATTAAGATTTTACCTTTATGCCCTTTTGCCAAGGGACGTTTCGAACGTATCTCCGAATATGCGGATGTTCTCCATCAATAA
- a CDS encoding (4Fe-4S)-binding protein, with protein MSKQKLYYGKDIEVMFNSDVCIHSGICVKGLPAVFDLSKRPWVDPDGETSEAIARHIDTCPSGALTYKLLNDEDSTKKEDEHA; from the coding sequence ATGAGTAAACAAAAGCTATACTACGGTAAGGATATCGAGGTCATGTTTAATTCGGATGTCTGCATTCATTCAGGTATTTGCGTAAAGGGCCTCCCTGCTGTGTTTGATTTGAGCAAGCGTCCTTGGGTTGATCCTGATGGTGAGACTTCGGAGGCCATTGCCCGTCATATCGACACATGTCCAAGCGGAGCATTGACGTACAAGCTTCTGAACGATGAAGACTCAACAAAGAAAGAGGATGAACATGCATAA
- a CDS encoding methyl-accepting chemotaxis protein translates to MRQTRKKKMDLRFKLYLIILVPLLTMGGLIMWTTIDSSKNASLMTMQHNNQQLAVNTASQLGKESELLKTLSSTASEESSEYKSLRDELVKVRLQSGALYVYMYEKTSDGWIYTVDGADWDDTEYSPYGTAMEFNPQIQERLVSGEVVTTGIVDDPTWGQLLSSFTPIKDSQGAIIGYLGIDISAGAVNQVSSISVNNAYRTIIPIFAVVLILSLVMMLLVVRGILRQVRDIKSSLEQVADGNLKVVSTHMTNDQLGDISDLINVMVAQLTNILMGIQQGSNTLQKSSANIAETAQTNQRQTEELSRAIEEIAIGSMKQAEETEHSVQHSENLGKIMDEVGSYVQQFTHTSEQLSAVQVQVTREHEVLLEKGRENAKRVEHQQEISRSLTTQSELASSISGQIHNILKQTQILSLNASIEAARAGEAGKGFAVVAGEMGLLAQQSERSIQEIDVILSSFVQETHRMGSHFEANMVAVKEQEAQIADCLQAFRQVSQLSTEVHELAQRLENRTMDMHSIRQEVEQHLSYIASATEETSAMAEEVTASAVEQQRSASELSDISGQLAGLAGNLKSYSDQFQIEVTKSNPPT, encoded by the coding sequence GTGAGACAGACTCGCAAAAAAAAGATGGATTTAAGGTTCAAGCTGTATTTAATCATTCTGGTTCCACTACTGACCATGGGCGGTCTAATCATGTGGACCACGATCGATTCCAGTAAAAATGCTTCACTAATGACCATGCAGCATAACAATCAACAGTTGGCAGTGAATACTGCCTCTCAACTAGGCAAGGAATCTGAATTACTCAAGACATTATCCTCTACTGCTTCAGAGGAGAGCAGCGAATACAAAAGTCTTAGAGACGAACTTGTTAAAGTTAGGCTTCAATCGGGAGCCTTATATGTTTATATGTATGAAAAAACGTCGGACGGATGGATCTACACTGTGGATGGAGCGGATTGGGACGATACGGAATATAGCCCATACGGGACTGCCATGGAATTCAACCCCCAGATTCAGGAACGTTTAGTAAGCGGTGAAGTCGTGACAACAGGTATTGTAGACGATCCAACCTGGGGACAGCTACTGTCCTCTTTTACACCAATCAAGGATTCACAAGGTGCGATTATTGGCTATTTGGGAATCGATATATCTGCTGGGGCGGTGAATCAAGTCTCCTCGATCTCCGTGAATAATGCCTATCGAACCATTATACCGATTTTCGCGGTTGTATTGATTCTATCGCTGGTCATGATGTTATTGGTGGTAAGAGGTATCCTCAGACAAGTACGGGATATTAAGTCAAGTCTGGAACAGGTTGCGGATGGGAATCTCAAAGTAGTATCCACACATATGACCAACGATCAGCTCGGTGACATCAGTGATCTGATTAACGTCATGGTTGCCCAATTGACAAACATCCTGATGGGAATACAACAAGGTTCGAATACGCTGCAGAAGTCCTCGGCCAATATTGCGGAAACGGCTCAGACGAATCAGCGTCAGACTGAAGAACTCTCCAGAGCAATCGAGGAAATTGCTATAGGCTCCATGAAACAGGCAGAAGAAACCGAACATTCCGTCCAGCATTCGGAGAATCTCGGCAAAATTATGGATGAAGTAGGTTCTTACGTGCAACAGTTTACTCATACTTCAGAGCAGCTGTCTGCCGTACAAGTACAAGTTACACGTGAACATGAGGTTCTGCTTGAGAAAGGCCGGGAGAATGCCAAGCGGGTTGAGCATCAGCAGGAAATTTCCAGGTCCCTAACCACTCAATCGGAACTCGCTTCCTCCATTAGTGGACAAATCCACAACATCCTGAAACAAACCCAGATCTTATCGCTAAATGCTTCAATCGAGGCAGCTCGTGCTGGTGAGGCAGGTAAAGGTTTTGCGGTCGTTGCTGGTGAAATGGGACTGCTTGCTCAACAGTCCGAACGTTCCATCCAGGAGATTGATGTGATTCTGAGTTCATTTGTCCAAGAAACCCACCGGATGGGCAGTCATTTTGAAGCGAACATGGTGGCGGTCAAGGAACAGGAAGCACAGATCGCGGATTGTCTTCAGGCGTTCCGACAGGTTAGCCAATTATCGACTGAAGTGCATGAGCTTGCTCAGCGTTTGGAAAACCGGACGATGGATATGCATTCCATTCGACAGGAGGTGGAACAGCACCTGAGCTATATCGCGTCTGCAACCGAGGAAACTTCAGCCATGGCTGAAGAAGTCACGGCCAGTGCTGTGGAGCAGCAGCGATCCGCGAGTGAACTGTCGGACATCTCCGGGCAGCTCGCTGGCCTTGCTGGCAACCTCAAATCCTATTCCGATCAATTTCAGATTGAGGTCACTAAATCAAATCCCCCAACGTAA